One region of Salvia miltiorrhiza cultivar Shanhuang (shh) chromosome 3, IMPLAD_Smil_shh, whole genome shotgun sequence genomic DNA includes:
- the LOC131016117 gene encoding uncharacterized protein LOC131016117 yields the protein MATALSENLENSSAHGDAAVEQNHESPDSELPNHGGLEPEPSFSEEEVRSALGISASSGKFWLDWEKLRSILSYHLKQVLTEYPESKMTIEQQTSALGETFQELVRRLDDALHSFDEGPPFTLQRLCEILLSARSIYPKLLKLSLALDKNLLVTSTLKICSDPYPSTTEQNSNGAYEGNGNAPPQNNAVENGGLEAPVEDRDEVMADAQEGEVGEDTTMDMETVEDVAKSPEASPTPKVDA from the exons atggCGACAGCTCTAAGCGAAAATCTGGAGAATTCTTCTGCTCACGGAGATGCCGCTGTGGAGCAGAATCATGAAAGTCCGGATTCTGAATTGCCGAATCACGG AGGATTGGAACCTGAACCATCATTTTCAGAAGAAGAAGTAAGGAGTGCACTGGGAATAAGTGCATCTTCCGGGAAATTTTG GCTAGATTGGGAAAAACTAAGGAGCATTTTGTCCTACCATCTTAAGCAG GTCCTCACAGAATATCCAGAGTCAAAAATGACCATCGAGCAGCAGACTTCTGCATTAGGGGAGACTTTCCAGGAATTGGTGAGAAGGTTGGATGATG CTCTTCATAGCTTTGACGAAGGCCCTCCATTTACCTTACAAAGGCTTTGTGAG ATCCTACTATCTGCAAGAAGTATCTACCCTAAGCTGTTGAAGCTCTCTTTGGCTCTAGATAAG AATCTACTGGTTACATCTACGTTGAAAATCTGTAGCGATCCATATCCATCCACAACAGAACAAAATTCAAATGGGGCTTACGAAGGAAATGGGAATGCCCCGCCTCAGAACAACGCAGTTGAAAACGGGGGATTAGAAGCTCCGGTAGAGGACAGAGATGAAGTAATGGCCGATGCTCAAGAAGGCGAGGTGGGTGAGGATACGACGATGGACATGGAAACCGTTGAGGACGTAGCCAAATCACCGGAAGCAAGTCCTACTCCAAAGGTCGACGCATAA
- the LOC131016085 gene encoding uncharacterized protein LOC131016085 has product MDFHSLSRRELQALCKRNKIPANTSNAAMADSLKALEIVEGIDDVLQACKSEISQSSTEPRARLEVTSPYVPPIGGRSTRQKDVLLTPAQSGATSRRRRAANEVYGTRRSARLAEKSAKLLKGVTEFSKKDLFTGDGHDFQMNLEESLDGSDEMSGVTGTEEPQRRDEGQVDSGDKQDVSTDVELAPTTEEEVRTHFENYGPQLKLKEGVDANTSVEVNSGNIELNESRGAEIEQVGSGSGTEEFVNFDDTKASHDETRSPIMNYESQKTDVLDVVVQTENIEEKTAEDAEFVDEKAVSENEDDLAIVEVSSDTVSQSDDKVNDVDSKPDEVVAFYENEEELELNTSYFSNPDEYLIEASKESNDSLACMPSEISLMSNENGAFNWDDYKTCKQDVAAEEPATYVTAKQDDPLPISLENCQTHQLFAVATNNIGTAFMENAPSKASARMSRVTADTDNKENIGSVRKERLKICKDIAETVHMLDDPTLITLSKSVKELAITQNLDKNEGENGASARTALRALPDN; this is encoded by the exons ATGGACTTCCACAGCCTTTCAAGGAGAGAATTGCAGGCTCTGTGCAAGAGAAATAAGATCCCAGCCAACACGTCGAATGCTGCCATGGCTGATTCTCTCAAAGCTCTTGAGATT GTTGAAGGGATTGATGATGTATTGCAGGCATGTAAATCTGAAATATCTCAGTCATCAACTGAGCCACGGGCTCGGTTGGAAGTAACATCTCCCTATGTGCCTCCTATTGGTGGCAGGAGTACAAGGCAGAAGGATGTACTGTTGACCCCTGCTCAGTCAGGTGCTACTAGCCGGAGACGAAGAGCTGCAAATGAAGTTTATGGAACAAGGCGATCTGCAAGGTTGGCAGAGAAGAGTGCCAAGTTATTGAAAGGAGTTACCGAGTTTTCGAAGAAGGATTTGTTTACTGGTGATGGTCATGACTTCCAGATGAACTTAGAAGAGAGCCTGGATGGTTCGGATGAAATGTCAGGAGTTACTGGCACGGAAGAGCCTCAGAGAAGAGATGAAGGACAGGTAGATTCAGGCGATAAACAGGATGTGTCTACTGATGTAGAACTGGCGCCCACAACTGAAGAGGAGGTGAGGACTCACTTTGAAAATTATGGACCTCAATTAAAGCTGAAGGAAGGTGTAGATGCAAACACCTCAGTGGAGGTGAATTCAGGTAATATAGAGCTGAATGAGAGTAGGGGTGCAGAAATTGAGCAAGTGGGATCTGGTTCTGGGACTGAAGAATTTGTCAACTTTGATGATACAAAAGCTTCTCATGATGAAACACGTTCACCAATTATGAACTATGAATCCCAAAAAACTGATG TATTGGATGTCGTTGTTCAGACTGAGAATATAGAAGAGAAGACTGCTGAAGATGCAGAGTTTGTAGATGAAAAAGCTGTCAGTGAGAATGAAG ATGATCTTGCAATTGTTGAAGTGTCTTCTGACACTGTTAGCCAAAGTGATGACAAAGTAAATGACGTGGACTCTAAACCTGATGAAGTTGTAGCTTTTTATGAGAATGAGGAAGAATTGGAGCTAAATA CTAGTTACTTTTCCAATCCTGATGAGTATCTCATAGAAGCATCGAAGGAGAGTAATGATTCCTTGGCTTGCATGCCTTCTGAAATTAGTTTGATGAGCAACGAAAATGGTGCTTTCAACTGGGACGATTACAAAACTTGCAAACAAGATGTTGCAGCAGAGGAACCCGCGACATATGTAACAGCCAAACAAGATGATCCTCTTCCTATCAGCCTGGAGAATTGTCAAACTCATCAACTATTTGCTGTAGCCACCAACAACATCGGAACTGCTTTTATGGAGAATGCCCCAAGCAAGGCATCCGCGAGGATGAGCAGAGTGACTGCTGATACGGACAACAAAGAGAACATAGGCAGTGTTAGAAAAGAGAGATTGAAGATCTGTAAGGACATTGCTGAGACTGTCCACATGCTGGATGATCCGACTCTGATAACTCTGTCGAAGAGCGTGAAGGAGCTAGCGATCACCCAAAATTTGGACAAGAATGAGGGTGAAAATGGG GCATCTGCAAGGACTGCTCTCCGAGCACTGCCGGACAATTAG